In Esox lucius isolate fEsoLuc1 chromosome 6, fEsoLuc1.pri, whole genome shotgun sequence, the following proteins share a genomic window:
- the zgc:153169 gene encoding N(4)-(Beta-N-acetylglucosaminyl)-L-asparaginase isoform X1, with product MTFFHRPSELFKIKSMAAVGTWGFSQPAVERIRSLITAGQHATDAVEEAMAEVEDDPETGRHIVGRGGFPNSGGVVECDAAIMEGTAGRFGAVAALRGVGAPVRVARRVMDRSPHSLLVGEGAVAFAREQGFTIEPNGNMLSEHSAKAYQEFLEQKQGVSGHDTLGLIALDSMGNITVGVSSSGAPFKSPGRVGDSPLPGCGLYAEHKVGAAAATGDGDKIMCHCPSFHAVQLMKKGLSPQDACHNVLDGTIRRTAPDRFFEIGLIALNVKGEVGAASSVEFPYTFWSQGKVVETSTQPPHSILTNATEKCHTHVE from the exons ATGACATTTTTCCATAG ACCATCAGAGCTATTCAAAATCAAATCCATGGCAGCTGTAGGGACGTGGGGTTTCTCTCAGCCTGCAGTGGAGAGAATACGGTCCCTAATTACTGCAGGACAGCATGCTACTGACGCCGTAGAGGAGGCCATGGCAG AGGTTGAAGATGACCCAGAGACGGGCCGTCACATTGTGGGGAGGGGTGGGTTTCCTAACAGCGGGGGAGTGGTGGAGTGTGATGCTGCCATCATGGAGGGCACAGCCGGCAGGTTCGGGGCAGTGGCGGCCTTACGAGG GGTTGGGGCTCCGGTGCGTGTGGCTCGTAGAGTGATGGACAGAAGCCCCCACAGTTTACTGGTTGGAGAGGGAGCAGTAGCTTTTGCCAGGGAGCAAGGCTTTACCATAGAGCCCAATGGCAACATGCTGAGTGAACACTCAGCAAAAGCTTACCAG GAATTTCTGGAACAGAAGCAAGGTGTCAGTGGACATGACACACTTG GACTTATAGCTTTAGACAGCATGGGGAACATAACTGTCG GAGTGTCTTCTTCAGGGGCTCCCTTCAAATCACCAGGGAGGGTAGGAGACTCACCTTTACCGGGCTGTGGGCTATATGCGGAACACAAG GTTGGGGCTGCTGCAG CCACAGGTGATGGTGATAAAATAATGTGCCATTGCCCAAGCTTCCATGCTGTTCAGCTGATGAAAAAG GGATTATCACCCCAAGATGCCTGTCACAACGTACTGGATGGCACAATCAGGAGGACTGCGCCTGATAGATTCTTTGAGATTGGACTCATCGCCCTGAATGTGAAG GGTGAAGTAGGTGCTGCCTCTTCTGTTGAGTTTCCCTACACATTCTGGAGCCAAGGGAAGGTTGTGGAAACAAGTACTCAGCCTCCACATTCCATATTAACCAACGCCACAGAAAAATGTCACACACATGTAGAGTAA
- the zgc:153169 gene encoding N(4)-(Beta-N-acetylglucosaminyl)-L-asparaginase isoform X2 → MAAVGTWGFSQPAVERIRSLITAGQHATDAVEEAMAEVEDDPETGRHIVGRGGFPNSGGVVECDAAIMEGTAGRFGAVAALRGVGAPVRVARRVMDRSPHSLLVGEGAVAFAREQGFTIEPNGNMLSEHSAKAYQEFLEQKQGVSGHDTLGLIALDSMGNITVGVSSSGAPFKSPGRVGDSPLPGCGLYAEHKVGAAAATGDGDKIMCHCPSFHAVQLMKKGLSPQDACHNVLDGTIRRTAPDRFFEIGLIALNVKGEVGAASSVEFPYTFWSQGKVVETSTQPPHSILTNATEKCHTHVE, encoded by the exons ATGGCAGCTGTAGGGACGTGGGGTTTCTCTCAGCCTGCAGTGGAGAGAATACGGTCCCTAATTACTGCAGGACAGCATGCTACTGACGCCGTAGAGGAGGCCATGGCAG AGGTTGAAGATGACCCAGAGACGGGCCGTCACATTGTGGGGAGGGGTGGGTTTCCTAACAGCGGGGGAGTGGTGGAGTGTGATGCTGCCATCATGGAGGGCACAGCCGGCAGGTTCGGGGCAGTGGCGGCCTTACGAGG GGTTGGGGCTCCGGTGCGTGTGGCTCGTAGAGTGATGGACAGAAGCCCCCACAGTTTACTGGTTGGAGAGGGAGCAGTAGCTTTTGCCAGGGAGCAAGGCTTTACCATAGAGCCCAATGGCAACATGCTGAGTGAACACTCAGCAAAAGCTTACCAG GAATTTCTGGAACAGAAGCAAGGTGTCAGTGGACATGACACACTTG GACTTATAGCTTTAGACAGCATGGGGAACATAACTGTCG GAGTGTCTTCTTCAGGGGCTCCCTTCAAATCACCAGGGAGGGTAGGAGACTCACCTTTACCGGGCTGTGGGCTATATGCGGAACACAAG GTTGGGGCTGCTGCAG CCACAGGTGATGGTGATAAAATAATGTGCCATTGCCCAAGCTTCCATGCTGTTCAGCTGATGAAAAAG GGATTATCACCCCAAGATGCCTGTCACAACGTACTGGATGGCACAATCAGGAGGACTGCGCCTGATAGATTCTTTGAGATTGGACTCATCGCCCTGAATGTGAAG GGTGAAGTAGGTGCTGCCTCTTCTGTTGAGTTTCCCTACACATTCTGGAGCCAAGGGAAGGTTGTGGAAACAAGTACTCAGCCTCCACATTCCATATTAACCAACGCCACAGAAAAATGTCACACACATGTAGAGTAA